CGGCGATCTGCCATTGCAGGGTTTGGGCGAGGCGGACGGAGAAGTTGTCGCGGCGGCTGCCGTCGTTGCGGCGCTCGTTTTCATAGGAGCCGCCTGCTTCCAGATCCAGGACCAGGTTGGTTTGCATGAGCAGGTGATAGCCCAGACCGGGGCCGACCTGGTAACGCAGATCGATTTTGCGCACTTCGTCAAAGAGCGCATCCAGGTAGTTATAAACGAAGATGCGTTTGCTGAGGTCAAAGTCCGTTTTGAGGCTGCCCTCGACGCGGTTGGCATTCAGCGTGCCGTCCGTTTTGCCATAGGCGTAGTGCAGGTCAGCCAGCGAGCGGAAGCGGCCCTGGACATAACCCAGTTTGAGCCGGCTGTGATAAAGGGCGCTGTCGCGCTCGCCGCGGCGCAAATCTACGCCCACTTGCAAATCGCCACGCCAGGGGGAGGGCTTTTTAGGTTGAACGCTGCTCTGGTTGGTGGCAGGGAGGGCGGCGGTGACCGGCAAAGTGCCGGCCGGGGCGGCTTCGTTGGCCGGGGTTTGGCGTTGCACGATGGCGGCAACCTCCACGGCGATGGCCGGATTCCAGGCGTTGCTCAGCACCAGGCGCTGTGGGGTTTCCTCCACCACCACACCGCTCAGGCGGTCGCCATTTTTTAACTGCAATATCAGGGCCTCCCTGGTTGCCGCGCGCAGCCAGCGGCTGTCGGGACAGAAAAGGAGGAGAAGCCAGGTGAAAATCGCGAAGCGCCTAATTATTCGGAGAGGCAACATCATTGGTGTTGGGCGTTGAAGACTGGGGGTCGGGCGGGGGCAGGTCGGAGGGGGAGGGGCGGCGCTGGCCGCCACTCACGAAGACCTTGCCATCGGCATCGGCGCGCAACCGCGGGCGGCTGGTGGTGACTTCGTAAGTTTCCCGCAGGCCCAGCCGGCCGGAGGGATTGATGACCACATAATTGAAGGTGCGCGCGCCGTTTTGATGCAGCACATGGAGGTTGCTGAAGCGGTCAATCTGGCGCTCGGGCCGGCCGAAGGAAACCAGGTTGCCAACCGGGAAGGTGGCATAGATTTTGTCAGTGGCCGGATCGCTGATGCGCACGTAAAGGCGCAACTGTTTGACGGTGTTGGCCTGCAAGAGGGTGTATTTGCGGACTTCGGGGGCGCGATTGGTGGCGGGCGCGAGGGGATCTGCAGGCATCCCAAACTCCTGCTCCCAAAGCACGGTGCCGCGGATGATGGTAAAGCTGGCCGTCCCGCTGGCGATGGGGTCGGCCCATCCCGGCACCTTCAGAGTGGCGGCTACCAGGTAATTGCCCAGTTTGTCCAGACGGAAGGCCGGCTCCAAGTCCACGCGCACGCGGCCCAACTGGGCGGATTCCAGGCGAAAAGGGCCGGGCAGGCTCAGTTTGCCGGGCTGGGGGACGGGGGTGCCGTTGCGCATTTCGACGGCAAACGTCAGCCAGTCGGGTTCCTTGCCCAAGTCGAGGGCCTGACCGGATTGATTGCTGATTTCCACGAGCATGACCACCGGCTCGCCCAGCAGGTATTGCTCCTGGGCACAACGCAGCTCCACGGTCACTTGCGCGGAAAGTGTCAGGTTCAACCATCCGAGGAGGAATATCCACCGTATGATACGCACGCCGGTATTGTACCCCCGCCGGAGGAGGGGTGCCAAGTGGCAAAAGAACTTTTTACTTGCCGGCGAGATTCGTTATACTCGCGCGCAGGCAGCATGAAGACTTCACGCCATCCGGCCGGCAGCAAGGTTGAAAGCGCAGGCCGGGGTGCCGCCCGGGCGGGCGGCGGTGGACGCCTGGCTTTGCTGTGGCTGGCCGGCCCGCGCACCGGGGAGGAGCACCTCCTGCCCGAAGATCGCCCCACCCTTTGCGGGCGCAGCCGGGATGCCGACATTCGCATTGAGGATGACCTGGTTTCGCGGCGGCACACCAAAATCACCTGCACCGGCGGGCAATACGTGGTGGAGGATTTGGGTTCCAAAAACGGGACCTTTTTGAACGGCGAAAAAATTGGCGGCCCCACGATTTTGAAGGCTGGCGACTACCTGCGCATTGGGGAGGCCACGTTCCATGTGGTGGCGCCCTGCGTGGTGGGGGAGCAGGCGCGCTCCTGGTGGGAGCACACGCAGCGGACGATGCTCACGCAGGCGCATCCGGAGCCGCTCAAGGCGGGCGCGGCTCCCATGATCAGTGGTTCCCTGAGCGAGGTTCCCTTGATGGACTTGCTGCAGTTGCTCTCCAACAGCATGAAAACAGGGTGTGTCACCCTGCGGCAGGAGGCGCAGCGGGCCGACCTCTGGATGCGGCAGGGGCATATTTATTATGCCAGTTTGAATCAGCAGCCCTCGCCGCGTCCGGAAAAAACGCTGATGCGCATCCTGCGCTGGTCCGCGGGGACCTTCACCTTTACGCCGGGAGTGGAGGCACCAGTGCCGGCGGAAATTGTTGAGCCAACGGCCTCGGTCTTGTTGGAGGGGGCACGCCAGGCGGATGAAATGCAGGCTTTTGATGGCGTGCTGCCTCCCTTAGATGCCCGCTTGAAGCTGGCCTTTCCACTGCCGCATCCCTTGCGCGACTGCACGCCGGAAGAATTGGATGTGTTGCAACTGGTGCTGGAGCACGGGGTCTTGGAAAAGGTGCTGGATGCCCATCCGGGGTCCGATTTGGATGCCGCGCAAGTGCTGGTGCCGATGCTGCAGAAAAAATTGCTCATGGTGGACGCGGGGGGTGCGCAGGACAACCGGGCAGCGGAAGGGAAGTGAAACAAAGGAAGCAGAAATAAAAAAACCGGGCGGCACAGTCAGGGGATGACCGTCGCCGCCCGGGGAATTTCGAACCAATACACGCAGGTTTTAGGGGATACTCGACAGCGGTTGTATCAGGCCGCTGCCGAAATCTGTTCGGACAGTCAAAGAACTTTGTTCTTCAGTCAGTCCGCAAATCTGGTCGCTGCGTGCGATCCCATTTCCCCGACGCTTATCGCATCGGACGCCCGTAAGAAACCACAGGCGGGGTGAGGTGTCAAGCGGGAATTAAAAGTATTAATTTAACTAAGTTAATAAAATAGGTATATTAGTTATTTTAATATATAGCTCTGACGGCTTGAAACCTGGTTTTGGCCGCCCGGCCCCTGGTCAGGGGCGGGCGATGGTTTAGGCTTGGTCGGGATACTGGGCGATGATTTCGATTTCGACTTGTGCGCCGCGGGGCAGGGCGGCCACCTGCACGGTGGAGCGTGCCGGCGGGGCATGAGCGAAGAACTCGGCGTACACCTCGTTCATGGCGGCGAAGTCAGCGAGGTTGGTCATGAAGACGGTGCTTTTGAGCACGTGCTGAAAATCCAGGCCCTGGTCGGCCAACAGCAGGCGAATGTTTTCCAGGACGCGACGGGTTTGTTCGCGAATGCCGCCGGAGACCAACTGGCCGGTGGCGGGGTCAAGGGGAATCTGGCCGGAGCAGAACAGCAGGTTGCCGGCGCGGACGGCATGACTGTAAGGCCCCACGGGGGTGGGGGCGCTGGCGGGGCGGATGATTTGTTTCTGGCTCATGCAAGGTTATTTGCGTTCCTCGTACCAGGCCATCTGAATGTTTTCGAGGATTTTCTCATTGGAGGCGTTGGGGTCATCACCGAAGTCCTCCAGTTCGATCACCATCTTGTGGAGTTTGGGGAAGCTGAGCTTGAGGGGGTCCTGGTCAGGGAATTTATCCATGAGCGCCCAGGCGATTTCTTCGTGGTCTTTCCAGGTCAGTTTCATAAAAACACCATTGGCCGCTCAAGAAGTAGTGGCAAACGGGGCCGGTGTCAAATGCCACACTCGCAGGCGGGGGGTGGCAGGGGGCGCTGAATTTCCGCCAGGCGGTAGCCAAAGCCGGGGCCGCGCACGGAGGACCAGTCCACCCGTCCCTGGCGCCGCTGGTAGAGGCCGGGATGGACGGCGGCTTCCGGCAGGGAGGCCTCGGGATAGAACTGCATGGCGTTGGTTTCCACGCCGGCGAT
The nucleotide sequence above comes from Verrucomicrobiia bacterium. Encoded proteins:
- a CDS encoding DUF481 domain-containing protein, encoding MQLKNGDRLSGVVVEETPQRLVLSNAWNPAIAVEVAAIVQRQTPANEAAPAGTLPVTAALPATNQSSVQPKKPSPWRGDLQVGVDLRRGERDSALYHSRLKLGYVQGRFRSLADLHYAYGKTDGTLNANRVEGSLKTDFDLSKRIFVYNYLDALFDEVRKIDLRYQVGPGLGYHLLMQTNLVLDLEAGGSYENERRNDGSRRDNFSVRLAQTLQWQIAEQLRLEESVDFYPRFSPLDDFRVRAELSLRYFFYKRLSLNLSVLDIYDRTPAAGVSRNDLQLRTTLGVTF
- a CDS encoding DUF4388 domain-containing protein codes for the protein MKTSRHPAGSKVESAGRGAARAGGGGRLALLWLAGPRTGEEHLLPEDRPTLCGRSRDADIRIEDDLVSRRHTKITCTGGQYVVEDLGSKNGTFLNGEKIGGPTILKAGDYLRIGEATFHVVAPCVVGEQARSWWEHTQRTMLTQAHPEPLKAGAAPMISGSLSEVPLMDLLQLLSNSMKTGCVTLRQEAQRADLWMRQGHIYYASLNQQPSPRPEKTLMRILRWSAGTFTFTPGVEAPVPAEIVEPTASVLLEGARQADEMQAFDGVLPPLDARLKLAFPLPHPLRDCTPEELDVLQLVLEHGVLEKVLDAHPGSDLDAAQVLVPMLQKKLLMVDAGGAQDNRAAEGK
- a CDS encoding RidA family protein: MSQKQIIRPASAPTPVGPYSHAVRAGNLLFCSGQIPLDPATGQLVSGGIREQTRRVLENIRLLLADQGLDFQHVLKSTVFMTNLADFAAMNEVYAEFFAHAPPARSTVQVAALPRGAQVEIEIIAQYPDQA
- the iscX gene encoding Fe-S cluster assembly protein IscX; the protein is MKLTWKDHEEIAWALMDKFPDQDPLKLSFPKLHKMVIELEDFGDDPNASNEKILENIQMAWYEERK